A genomic region of Trifolium pratense cultivar HEN17-A07 linkage group LG3, ARS_RC_1.1, whole genome shotgun sequence contains the following coding sequences:
- the LOC123914034 gene encoding probable 2-oxoglutarate-dependent dioxygenase AOP1, translated as MGSETTPKLPLIHFTNLNLEAKSPNWELVKSQVYKALVEYGCFEATFDKFPLELRKAIFASLEELFDLPLQTKLLNVSKKPYHGYVGQYPMVPLYESMGIDDANILEKVKCMTNILWQDGNQNFSKALHSFSDELTELDQIIRKMILESLGIEKYLEEHMNSTNYLLRVMKYKGPQTSDTKLGLSTHTDKNVVTILYQNQVEGLEVMTKDGKWISYKPSSCSFVVMIGDTLHAWSNGRLHSPFHRVMMSGNKARYSTGLFSIPKGGYIIKAPEELVDEEHPLLFKPYDHVEFLKYYYSEKGQRDQFAMHTFCGVPQVYI; from the exons atgGGCTCAGAAACCACACCAAAGCTTCCACTAATTCACTTCACTAACCTCAACTTGGAAGCCAAAAGTCCTAATTG GGAATTGGTGAAGTCCCAAGTGTACAAGGCACTAGTAGAGTATGGTTGCTTTGAAGCAACTTTTGATAAATTCCCTTTAGAACTTCGCAAAGCCATATTTGCTTCATTAGAAGAGCTTTTTGATCTTCCTTTACAAACCAAACTACTCAATGTGTCTAAGAAACCTTATCATGGTTATGTTGGTCAATACCCTATGGTTCCACTTTATGAGAGTATGGGCATCGATGATGCAAATATCTTAGAGAAAGTAAAATGTATGACCAATATCTTGTGGCAAGATggaaatcaaaattttag CAAAGCTCTACATTCCTTCTCTGATGAGCTAACAGAGTTGGATCAGATTATTAGGAAGATGATTTTGGAGAGTTTAGGTATTGAAAAGTATTTGGAGGAACACATGAACTCAACCAATTACCTTCTCCGAGTTATGAAATACAAAGGCCCTCAAACAAGTGACACAAAATTAGGACTCAGCACACACACTGACAAGAATGTTGTGACAATATTGTACCAAAATCAAGTGGAGGGTTTAGAAGTTATGACCAAAGATGGTAAATGGATCAGCTACAAACCTTCTTCATGCAGCTTTGTAGTAATGATTGGTGATACTCTCCAT GCATGGTCAAACGGGAGGTTGCATTCGCCGTTTCACCGGGTAATGATGAGTGGGAATAAGGCAAGATATTCAACAGGGTTGTTCTCTATCCCTAAAGGAGGGTACATTATAAAAGCTCCGGAGGAATTAGTGGATGAGGAACATCCTTTGCTTTTTAAGCCTTATGATCACGTTGAGTTCCTCAAGTATTATTACTCTGAAAAAGGCCAAAGGGATCAATTTGCTATGCACACTTTTTGTGGCGTTCCTcaagtatatatataa
- the LOC123914029 gene encoding uncharacterized mitochondrial protein AtMg00810-like produces MVPPAGVSHNQGEVCKLKKALYGLKQAPRAWFEKFSAVIISLGFNSSDYDSALFVRTTSHGRIILSLYVDDMIITGDDVDGIDELKIQLAKIFEMKDLGPLRYFLGIEVAYSPRGYLLSQSKYIANILEQARLSDTRAVDSPLELNVKYVPSDGVPLSDPTLYRTLVGSLVYLTITRPDIAYAVHVVSQFVVSPTTVHWAAVLRILRYLRGTQFQSLLFPSSSSLELRAYSDADWAGDPTDRKSTTGFCIFLGDSLISWKSKKQDIVSRSSTEAEYRAMASTTTEIVWLRWLLSDMGVALSEPTPMYCDNKSAIQIAHNSIFHERTKHIEIDCHFTRHHLQHGTITLPFISSSLQIADLFTKTHSIKRFRFLIDKLSLLPITAS; encoded by the coding sequence ATGGTACCTCCAGCAGGTGTTTCTCATAATCAGGGGGAAGTGTGTAAGTTGAAGAAAGCATTATATGGTCTAAAACAAGCTCCTCGAGCTTGGTTTGAGAAGTTCTCTGCTGTGATTATATCTCTTGGATTCAACTCTAGTGATTATGATTCTGCTTTATTTGTTAGGACAACTTCTCATGGTCGTATTATACTATCCTTATATGTCGATGATATGATTATTACAGGTGATGACGTTGATGGAATTGATGAATTGAAAATACAGTTAGCAAAAatatttgagatgaaggatttggGTCCTCTTCGCTATTTCTTGGGAATTGAAGTTGCATACTCTCCTCGGGGTTATCTTCTATCCCAATCCAAGTATATTGCCAACATTCTTGAGCAAGCTCGCCTCTCTGATACTCGAGCAGTAGATAGTCCGCTAGAGTTGAATGTGAAATATGTTCCATCAGATGGCGTTCCTCTATCAGATCCCACTTTGTATCGTACTCTGGTTGGAAGTTTGGTGTATCTCACTATTACTAGACCTGATATTGCTTATGCGGTGCATGTTGTGAGTCAGTTTGTTGTTTCTCCCACTACTGTGCATTGGGCAGCAGTGCTTCGCATTCTTCGTTATCTTCGGGGAACTCAGTTTCAAAGCCTTTTGTTtccatcatcttcttccttaGAGTTGCGTGCTTActctgatgcagattgggctggtgATCCTACCGACCGTAAGTCTACCACAGggttttgtatttttcttggagATTCTCTCATTTCTTGGAAGAGCAAAAAGCAGGACATTGTCTCCCGCTCTTCTACTGAAGCTGAATATCGTGCTATGGCATCCACGACAACTGAAATTGTTTGGCTGCGTTGGTTACTTTCTGATATGGGTGTTGCTCTTTCTGAACCTACTCCTATGTATTGTGACAACAAAAGTGCCATTCAAATTGCCCACAACTCAATATTTCATGAACGCACTAAGCACATTGAAATTGATTGTCATTTCACTCGTCATCATCTTCAGCATGGCACCATAACTTTGCCTTTTATTTCTTCATCCTTGCAGATTGCTGATTTGTTCACGAAGACGCATTCTATTAAACGTTTTCGTTTCTTGATTGACAAACTCTCGTTGCTTCCTATCACTGCATCTTGA
- the LOC123914028 gene encoding triose phosphate/phosphate translocator, chloroplastic has protein sequence MESRVLSRATTLCSLPRLNKLHRENLATNASLLSVKSIGSVSDGGNLVWGRQLRPELCSPALKKSAVLLRPCLAAAEGKDSAGEEKVAPTGFFSRYPALVTGFFFFTWYFLNVIFNILNKKIYNYFPYPYFVSVIHLLVGVVYCLISWTVGLPKRAPIDANLLKLLIPVAVCHALGHVTSNVSFAAVAVSFTHTIKALEPFFNAAASQFILGQSIPITLWLSLAPVVLGVSLASLTELSFNWLGFISAMISNISFTYRSIYSKKAMTDMDSTNIYAYISIIALIVCIPPALILEGPTLLKTGFNDAIAKVGLVKFVSDLFWVGMFYHLYNQVATNTLERVAPLTHAVGNVLKRVFVIGFSIIIFGNKISTQTGIGTAIAIAGVALYSFIKAQIEEEKRQAKAA, from the exons ATGGAGTCACGAGTGTTGTCACGCGCCACCACTCTCTGTTCCCTCCCTCGTCTCAACAAACTTCATCGGGAAAATCTCGCCACCAATGCTTCACTCCTCTCCGTGAAATCGATCGGATCAGTTTCCGATGGCGGGAACCTTGTTTGGGGAAGACAACTTCGTCCGGAGTTGTGTTCACCGGCGCTTAAGAAAAGTGCTGTGCTACTCCGTCCTTGTCTCGCCGCTGCTGAGGGAAAAGATTCCGCCGG aGAAGAGAAGGTGGCTCCGACCGGGTTTTTTAGCCGGTATCCGGCTCTTGTTAccggttttttcttcttcacttG GTACTTTTTGAATGTGATTTTCAACATTCTCAACAAGAAGATCTATAATTATTTCCCCTATCCTTA CTTCGTGTCGGTTATCCATTTACTTGTGGGAGTGGTTTACTGTTTGATAAGCTGGACCGTGGGCCTTCCTAAGCGCGCT CCAATAGATGCCAACCTGCTTAAGTTGCTGATTCCAGTAGCTGTGTGTCATGCATTAGGCCATGTGACTAGCAATGTCTCATTTGCTGCAGTTGCTGTTTCTTTCACACATACCATTAAAG CTCTTGAGCCATTCTTTAATGCTGCTGCTTCACAGTTCATACTTGGACAATCCATTCCTATCACTCTATGGCTCTCACTAGCTCCAGTTGTTCTTG GTGTGTCACTGGCATCTTTGACTGAGCTCTCATTCAACTGGCTGGGATTCATAAGTGCTATGATTTCAAACATTTCATTTACATACAGGAGTATCTATTCAAAGAAAGCCATG ACTGATATGGATAGTACCAATATCTATGCCTACATTTCAATCATTGCTCTAATTGTCTGCATACCACCAGCCTTAATT CTGGAAGGGCCTACACTGTTGAAGACCGGCTTCAATGATGCAATTGCTAAAGTAGGTTTGGTCAAGTTTGTATCAGATCTCTTTTGGGTTGGTATGTTTTACCATCTCTACAACCAG GTGGCCACCAACACACTGGAGAGAGTTGCTCCTCTTACTCACGCAGTTGGCAACGTACTCAAACGTGTATTTGTTATCGGATTTTCAATAATTATCTTCG GTAACAAGATTTCCACCCAAACTGGCATAGGAACTGCCATTGCAATTGCTGGAGTAGCACTCTACTCCTTCATCAAAGCGCAGATTGAGGAAGAGAAGCGA cAAGCAAAAGCAGCATAA
- the LOC123914031 gene encoding isoflavone-7-O-methyltransferase 9-like — MASKNGLYNATELFQAQAHLYKVMYGFLNPMSVKWAIDLKIPDIIYNHAQPITLSELVSALKVPQSKQTCVQRLMRLLAHIDFFAIVKIQDNQERYALTPTSQLLVSGTDHCLSSMVRFLNTPILVDSYNHLAKWTSGEDLTVVETALGPESYWDFIHQNSAYLNTFNEAMESDSHVVRLALRDCRSVFEGIGSLVDVGGGTGNTAKIICEAFPELKYIVLDLPQVVSGLTGSNNLSFVGGNMFKSIPQADAIMLKWVLHNWSDDDCIKILKNCKNAISRKGKGGKVIIIDVVINEKEDEHEMTEVKLLLDVTMMTSLNGKERNEKEWKQLFLHAGFKSYKIFPAFGFRSLIELYP; from the exons ATGGCTTCTAAAAATGGCTTATACAATGCAACTGAGCTTTTCCAAGCTCAAGCTCACTTGTACAAAGTCATGTACGGCTTTCTCAATCCCATGTCTGTCAAATGGGCCATTGACCTTAAAATACCAGATATCATCTACAATCATGCTCAACCCATTACTCTCTCCGAGCTTGTTTCAGCTCTTAAAGTTCCACAATCCAAACAAACTTGCGTCCAACGACTCATGCGATTATTAGCACACATTGATTTCTTTGCAATTGTCAAAATTCAAGACAACCAAGAAAGATATGCTCTTACTCCAACATCACAACTTCTTGTCTCTGGCACCGATCATTGTTTATCTTCCATGGTTCGATTTCTAAACACTCCCATTCTCGTTGATTCGTACAATCATTTGGCGAAATGGACTTCTGGGGAGGATCTCACAGTTGTTGAGACTGCTTTAGGCCCTGAAAGTTATTGGGATTTCATTCATCAAAATTCTGCATACTTGAATACTTTTAATGAGGCAATGGAAAGTGATTCTCATGTCGTGAGGTTGGCTTTGAGAGATTGTAGGTCTGTTTTTGAAGGGATTGGTTCGTTGGTCGATGTTGGTGGTGGAACTGGAAACACAGCTAAAATTATATGTGAGGCGTTTCCAGAACTCAAGTACATTGTCTTGGACCTTCCACAAGTTGTTTCTGGTTTAACAGGAAGCAATAACTTGAGTTTTGTTGGGGGAAACATGTTTAAGTCTATCCCGCAAGCTGATGCCATTATGCTCAAG TGGGTGTTACACAATTGGAGTGATGATGATTGCATAAAGATACTAAAAAATTGCAAGAATGCAATATCAAGAAAAGGGAAAGGAGGAAAAGTGATCATCATAGATGtagtaataaatgaaaaagaagatgAGCATGAAATGACAGAAGTGAAACTTTTACTTGATGTGACTATGATGACCAGTCTCAATGGAAAAGAGAGAAATGAAAAGGAATGGAAGCAACTTTTCTTACATGCTGGCTTCAAATCTTATAAGATATTCCCCGCATTTGGTTTTAGGTCTCTAATTGAGCTTTATCCGTAA